A window of Eriocheir sinensis breed Jianghai 21 chromosome 39, ASM2467909v1, whole genome shotgun sequence contains these coding sequences:
- the LOC127008943 gene encoding unc-112-related protein-like isoform X1, which produces MMADGRLVGDGSWELHVQVTDLQVERVLRVKSDLHIGGVMLRLVEELDIAIDWSDHALWWPKKNMWLTHTRSTLDQYGVSAAAELEFTPMHKNLRVQMPDLRFMDFRVDFSKKTFNAVIQLCKQLGIRYPEELSFCKPLTQDDLKHNYSEKQMKKKAAATVKNGTPADTNSFISNKSHNSTNGSLDRSGGSNHNHTLNSTARTPISSPGGTWKHNTSNNGIGSLNTTIDSVDGMDDLRSSLTNSPAHLSHEVRGKALRPKSLLEKARMNVAWLDSSLSIMEQGVREHSTLLLRFKFFSFYDLNPKYDAVRINLIYEQAKWGILNEEIDCTEEEMLMFAALQLQVNLQVNKPQPEPNMGGEDDIDRALSELQMSLEGSHVSSNPADIMQIPELADYLRFMKPRRFTLKGFKQYYFTCKDMCLRYYKSAENTNEEPIEKISLRGCEVTPDVNIAQQRYGVKLEAPAPDGMTDYIIRFATEDQYARWLAAMRLASKGKSLADSSYDSEVKSIQAFLAMQHPTSPLINPESLDIQPEDYMSPRYSRRIRGKGGWCAGPYPEYMAVQRILEAHGNVKDLPLVDAKLQYIRAWQALPDYGIALFLVKHMGHKREELLGVAFNRIMRMDPGTGDHIKTWRYNTMKAWNVNWETRHMMIQFEQDNVVFSCLTADCKVVHEFIGGYIFLSMRTKDANQNLNEDLFHKLTGGWV; this is translated from the exons aCATTGCAATTGACTGGTCGGATCATGCACTCTGGTGGCCCAAGAAGAACATGTGGCTGACCCACACGCGCTCCACCCTGGACCAGTACGGGGTGAGCGCCGCCGCAGAGCTGGAGTTCACGCCGATGCACAAAAATCTGCGCGTCCAGATGCCTGACCTGCGCTTCATGGACTTCAGGGTCGACTTCTCCAAGAAGACCTTCAATGCCGTGATACAGCTGTGCAAGCAACTTG GCATCCGTTACCCCGAGGAGCTGTCTTTCTGCAAGCCCCTGACACAGGACGACCTCAAGCACAACTACAGCgagaagcagatgaagaagaaggcCGCGGCGACCGTCAAGAACGGCACGCCGGCCGACACCAACTCCTTCATCTCCAACAAGAGCCACAACTCCACCAACGGCTCCCTTGACCGCTCCGGCGGATCCAACCACAATCACACCCTCAACTCCACCGCCAGGACGCCCATCAGCTCCCCG GGAGGCACCTGGAAGCACAACACAAGCAACAATGGCATCGGGAGCCTGAACACCACCATAGACAGTGTGGACGGCATGGATGACCTGCGGTCGTCCCTGACCAACTCCCCGGCCCACCTGTCCCATGAGGTGCGCGGCAAGGCCCTGCGCCCCAAGTCCCTCCTGGAGAAGGCCAGGATGAACGTGGC ATGGCTTGACTCATCCCTGTCCATCATGGAGCAGGGTGTTCGAGAGCACAGCACACTGCTGCTTCGCTTCAAGTTCTTCTCATTTTACGACCTAAACCCTAAATATGATGCCGTGCGCATCAACCTCATCTACGAGCAAGCCAAGTGGGGGATTCTCAATGAGGAGATTGACTGCACTGAGGAAGAGATGCTCATGTTTGCTGCCCTCCAA CTGCAAGTCAACCTGCAAGTGAACAAGCCACAGCCGGAGCCCAACATGGGGGGCGAGGACGACATCGACCGTGCCCTCAGCGAGCTCCAAATGTCCCTCGAGGGCTCCCATGTGTCCTCCAACCCAGCGGACATCATGCAGATCCCTGAGCTGGCCGATTACCTCAGGTTCATGAA GCCTCGGCGGTTCACCCTGAAGGGCTTCAAGCAGTATTACTTTACCTGTAAGGACATGTGCCTCCGCTACTACAAGAGCGCTGAAAACACTAATGAGGAGCCAATAGAGAAGATCAGCTTACGGGGCTGCGAGGTCACCCCAGACGTCAACATTGCCCAGCAGCGCTATGGTGTCAAACTGGAAGCGCCGGCCCCTGATGGCATGACGGACTACATCATCAGGTTTGCCACG GAAGACCAGTACGCTCGTTGGTTGGCTGCCATGCGCCTGGCCTCCAAGGGGAAGTCACTGGCAGACTCATCCTACGACAGTGAGGTCAAGTCCATCCAGGCGTTCCTTGCCATGCAGCACCCGACCTCCCCGCTGATCAACCCCGAGTCCCTTGACATCCAGCCTGAGGACTACATGTCGCCACGCTACTCACGCCGCAtcagagggaag GGGGGTTGGTGTGCAGGCCCATATCCTGAATATATG GCTGTGCAGCGCATCCTTGAGGCGCACGGCAATGTGAAGGACCTGCCGCTGGTGGACGCCAAGCTGCAGTACATCCGGGCGTGGCAGGCGCTGCCGGACTATGGCATCGCACTCTTCCTCGTCAAGCACATGGGACACAAG CGTGAGGAGCTGCTGGGCGTGGCCTTCAACAGGATAATGAGAATGGATCCCGGCACTGGCGATCACATCAAGACATGGCGCTACAACACAATGAAG GCCTGGAATGTGAACTGGGAGACGCGACACATGATGATCCAATTTGAGCAGGACAACGTTGTGTTCTCGTGCCTCACCGCAGACTGCAAG GTGGTTCACGAGTTCATCGGAGGCTACATCTTCCTGTCCATGCGTACAAAGGATGCCAACCAGAACTTGAACGAGGACCTCTTCCACAAGCTGACCGGCGGCTGGGTCTGA
- the LOC127008943 gene encoding unc-112-related protein-like isoform X2, which yields MMADGRLVGDGSWELHVQVTDLQVERVLRVKSDLHIGGVMLRLVEELDIAIDWSDHALWWPKKNMWLTHTRSTLDQYGVSAAAELEFTPMHKNLRVQMPDLRFMDFRVDFSKKTFNAVIQLCKQLGIRYPEELSFCKPLTQDDLKHNYSEKQMKKKAAATVKNGTPADTNSFISNKSHNSTNGSLDRSGGSNHNHTLNSTARTPISSPGGTWKHNTSNNGIGSLNTTIDSVDGMDDLRSSLTNSPAHLSHEVRGKALRPKSLLEKARMNVAWLDSSLSIMEQGVREHSTLLLRFKFFSFYDLNPKYDAVRINLIYEQAKWGILNEEIDCTEEEMLMFAALQLQVNLQVNKPQPEPNMGGEDDIDRALSELQMSLEGSHVSSNPADIMQIPELADYLRFMKPRRFTLKGFKQYYFTCKDMCLRYYKSAENTNEEPIEKISLRGCEVTPDVNIAQQRYGVKLEAPAPDGMTDYIIRFATEDQYARWLAAMRLASKGKSLADSSYDSEVKSIQAFLAMQHPTSPLINPESLDIQPEDYMSPRYSRRIRGKAVQRILEAHGNVKDLPLVDAKLQYIRAWQALPDYGIALFLVKHMGHKREELLGVAFNRIMRMDPGTGDHIKTWRYNTMKAWNVNWETRHMMIQFEQDNVVFSCLTADCKVVHEFIGGYIFLSMRTKDANQNLNEDLFHKLTGGWV from the exons aCATTGCAATTGACTGGTCGGATCATGCACTCTGGTGGCCCAAGAAGAACATGTGGCTGACCCACACGCGCTCCACCCTGGACCAGTACGGGGTGAGCGCCGCCGCAGAGCTGGAGTTCACGCCGATGCACAAAAATCTGCGCGTCCAGATGCCTGACCTGCGCTTCATGGACTTCAGGGTCGACTTCTCCAAGAAGACCTTCAATGCCGTGATACAGCTGTGCAAGCAACTTG GCATCCGTTACCCCGAGGAGCTGTCTTTCTGCAAGCCCCTGACACAGGACGACCTCAAGCACAACTACAGCgagaagcagatgaagaagaaggcCGCGGCGACCGTCAAGAACGGCACGCCGGCCGACACCAACTCCTTCATCTCCAACAAGAGCCACAACTCCACCAACGGCTCCCTTGACCGCTCCGGCGGATCCAACCACAATCACACCCTCAACTCCACCGCCAGGACGCCCATCAGCTCCCCG GGAGGCACCTGGAAGCACAACACAAGCAACAATGGCATCGGGAGCCTGAACACCACCATAGACAGTGTGGACGGCATGGATGACCTGCGGTCGTCCCTGACCAACTCCCCGGCCCACCTGTCCCATGAGGTGCGCGGCAAGGCCCTGCGCCCCAAGTCCCTCCTGGAGAAGGCCAGGATGAACGTGGC ATGGCTTGACTCATCCCTGTCCATCATGGAGCAGGGTGTTCGAGAGCACAGCACACTGCTGCTTCGCTTCAAGTTCTTCTCATTTTACGACCTAAACCCTAAATATGATGCCGTGCGCATCAACCTCATCTACGAGCAAGCCAAGTGGGGGATTCTCAATGAGGAGATTGACTGCACTGAGGAAGAGATGCTCATGTTTGCTGCCCTCCAA CTGCAAGTCAACCTGCAAGTGAACAAGCCACAGCCGGAGCCCAACATGGGGGGCGAGGACGACATCGACCGTGCCCTCAGCGAGCTCCAAATGTCCCTCGAGGGCTCCCATGTGTCCTCCAACCCAGCGGACATCATGCAGATCCCTGAGCTGGCCGATTACCTCAGGTTCATGAA GCCTCGGCGGTTCACCCTGAAGGGCTTCAAGCAGTATTACTTTACCTGTAAGGACATGTGCCTCCGCTACTACAAGAGCGCTGAAAACACTAATGAGGAGCCAATAGAGAAGATCAGCTTACGGGGCTGCGAGGTCACCCCAGACGTCAACATTGCCCAGCAGCGCTATGGTGTCAAACTGGAAGCGCCGGCCCCTGATGGCATGACGGACTACATCATCAGGTTTGCCACG GAAGACCAGTACGCTCGTTGGTTGGCTGCCATGCGCCTGGCCTCCAAGGGGAAGTCACTGGCAGACTCATCCTACGACAGTGAGGTCAAGTCCATCCAGGCGTTCCTTGCCATGCAGCACCCGACCTCCCCGCTGATCAACCCCGAGTCCCTTGACATCCAGCCTGAGGACTACATGTCGCCACGCTACTCACGCCGCAtcagagggaag GCTGTGCAGCGCATCCTTGAGGCGCACGGCAATGTGAAGGACCTGCCGCTGGTGGACGCCAAGCTGCAGTACATCCGGGCGTGGCAGGCGCTGCCGGACTATGGCATCGCACTCTTCCTCGTCAAGCACATGGGACACAAG CGTGAGGAGCTGCTGGGCGTGGCCTTCAACAGGATAATGAGAATGGATCCCGGCACTGGCGATCACATCAAGACATGGCGCTACAACACAATGAAG GCCTGGAATGTGAACTGGGAGACGCGACACATGATGATCCAATTTGAGCAGGACAACGTTGTGTTCTCGTGCCTCACCGCAGACTGCAAG GTGGTTCACGAGTTCATCGGAGGCTACATCTTCCTGTCCATGCGTACAAAGGATGCCAACCAGAACTTGAACGAGGACCTCTTCCACAAGCTGACCGGCGGCTGGGTCTGA